The following proteins are co-located in the Pedosphaera parvula Ellin514 genome:
- a CDS encoding HipA N-terminal domain-containing protein produces the protein MRKAEVFQQNELAGLLEELSPSEYRFSYATNYAGEPISLTLPVRERPYEFQKFPAVFEGLLPEGLLLEAVLRRYKIDRHDLFTQLLVVGENVVGSLTINEVK, from the coding sequence ATGAGAAAGGCAGAGGTTTTTCAACAAAACGAGTTGGCAGGCTTGCTGGAGGAATTAAGCCCGTCCGAGTATCGGTTCAGCTATGCAACCAACTATGCGGGTGAGCCCATCTCACTGACTCTCCCCGTTCGGGAAAGGCCTTATGAATTTCAAAAGTTTCCGGCGGTGTTTGAAGGATTGTTGCCGGAAGGTCTGCTGCTCGAAGCCGTGCTCCGACGTTATAAGATTGATCGGCACGACCTGTTTACCCAACTGCTCGTCGTTGGCGAGAATGTGGTCGGCTCGCTCACCATCAATGAGGTGAAGTGA
- a CDS encoding glycoside hydrolase family 9 protein, translating to MQKKCFVFRSLVSTLVRPRLKNRFKPLSCGRGFLAALLVPGFLNCASAAIPLPIDIQTPAPGDHALRILSPNLLELFLVNTKQPDPARVNDWDWVNDQQTFVSPDMSSVRVIVNGQTNLVTGVGFKRRPLYAPLLAWDLRIGNQLYLQLSNSIAAGAAVQVINNGTLWPTNMAFRAAADTLRFNPAIHVNQEGYLPSYPKKAAIGYYLGDLGEMTIPANQFSIVNASSGTTVYQGTLTLRPDVGYNYTPTPYRKVYEADFSSLTTPGEYRLAVPGMGASLPFRVDDGIAMAFARTYALGMFHQRGGFAVDMPFTRFTHAADHLAPASVPTNASAPFAFTWQTVSNYCLEVNSDNPPQTAPALTNYSTQLYPFVNQGTVSVSGGHFEAGDYNRVTYNGAQLVHTLVFAADSLPGVGALDNLGIPESGDGISDVLQEAKWEADFLARMQDADGGFYYSVYPQFREYELDVLPENGDPQVVWPKNTGCTAAAVAALAQCASSPRFKQAYPQVASNYWAKAQLGWQFLTNAIARFGLDGSYQKVQHFDDDFTHHDELAWAACEMFLASGDPQYQAKLFEWFPNPTDFTTFRWGWLRMYACYGNAVRDYAFAVRNGRLSNAQIQQDYLEKCINVITNCGNDILSWSQDNAYGTSFPDLSKAYRGGGWYFSSAQAFDMVVAYQFNPDPQYVDALLRNLNFESGCNPVNVSYITGLGWKRLRNIVDQYSLNDRRALPKDGIPISNLQTGFQPTWVYGWELSGLTYPSDNVDTSPYPYYDRWCDDWNVSTEGSTTDTARSFAGLVWLAAQTPLASQLWRSTNASIIAPTTASLPNQPVTVTLNVADTNLSTARIMWEASGQEPAFGSQNYTFSPGSQAGTYWIEAEVQWPDGRRAFATNSITVSPNAPPFLSQLQKVFGGGFTFVLTGTPMATYIIQSSADLVSWNPLATNALPANGVLTITDPQSGSASRRYYRALKSP from the coding sequence ATGCAAAAGAAGTGTTTCGTTTTTCGTTCCCTGGTTTCGACTCTCGTCAGACCCCGCCTGAAAAACCGTTTCAAACCTCTGTCATGCGGACGGGGATTTTTAGCCGCCCTGCTGGTTCCGGGATTCCTGAATTGTGCCTCGGCCGCCATTCCTCTGCCCATTGATATTCAGACACCGGCACCCGGCGATCATGCCCTGCGCATTCTCTCTCCTAATTTGCTGGAACTGTTTCTCGTTAACACCAAGCAGCCCGATCCCGCGCGCGTGAATGACTGGGATTGGGTCAACGACCAGCAAACTTTTGTTTCGCCGGACATGTCCAGCGTCAGGGTAATCGTCAATGGCCAAACCAACCTCGTCACGGGAGTTGGTTTCAAACGCCGTCCGCTCTATGCGCCTTTACTCGCGTGGGATTTGCGAATCGGCAACCAGCTTTATCTGCAATTGAGCAATTCCATCGCGGCGGGCGCTGCGGTTCAGGTGATCAACAATGGAACACTCTGGCCAACCAACATGGCTTTTAGAGCTGCCGCTGACACATTGAGATTTAATCCTGCGATTCACGTCAACCAGGAAGGCTACCTGCCATCGTACCCGAAAAAGGCGGCGATTGGTTATTACCTGGGTGACCTTGGCGAAATGACGATTCCCGCCAATCAATTTTCCATCGTCAACGCATCCAGTGGCACCACAGTCTATCAGGGCACGCTGACCTTGCGCCCGGATGTGGGCTACAATTATACGCCGACGCCATATCGAAAAGTCTACGAAGCGGATTTCAGTAGTTTGACCACGCCCGGCGAATACCGCCTCGCCGTTCCTGGCATGGGCGCTTCACTGCCATTCCGCGTCGATGACGGCATCGCCATGGCTTTCGCACGCACCTACGCCTTGGGAATGTTCCATCAGCGCGGCGGCTTCGCAGTGGACATGCCGTTCACCCGCTTCACCCATGCCGCCGATCACCTCGCTCCCGCGAGCGTGCCGACCAACGCCTCAGCACCCTTCGCCTTCACCTGGCAGACAGTTTCGAACTATTGCCTCGAAGTGAATTCGGACAATCCGCCTCAAACCGCTCCTGCGCTCACGAATTATTCCACGCAACTTTATCCTTTCGTAAATCAAGGGACCGTGTCCGTTTCCGGTGGCCACTTCGAAGCGGGCGATTACAATCGCGTCACCTATAACGGAGCACAATTGGTTCACACCCTCGTGTTCGCGGCCGACTCACTGCCAGGCGTGGGAGCCTTGGACAATTTGGGCATCCCGGAAAGTGGTGACGGTATCAGCGACGTATTGCAGGAGGCGAAATGGGAGGCGGATTTTCTGGCGCGAATGCAGGATGCCGATGGCGGCTTCTATTACTCGGTCTATCCGCAATTCCGCGAATACGAGCTGGACGTGTTGCCTGAAAATGGCGACCCACAGGTCGTGTGGCCGAAGAACACCGGCTGCACCGCCGCCGCTGTGGCCGCGCTCGCGCAATGCGCTTCCTCACCTCGCTTCAAACAGGCTTACCCGCAGGTTGCCAGCAATTACTGGGCGAAGGCGCAACTCGGCTGGCAATTCCTGACCAACGCCATTGCGCGCTTCGGCCTCGATGGCTCGTACCAGAAGGTGCAGCATTTCGATGACGATTTCACCCACCATGACGAACTGGCCTGGGCCGCCTGCGAAATGTTTTTGGCCAGCGGCGACCCGCAATATCAGGCGAAGCTCTTCGAATGGTTTCCCAATCCCACGGATTTTACCACCTTTCGCTGGGGGTGGCTGCGGATGTATGCCTGTTACGGCAATGCTGTGCGTGATTACGCCTTTGCCGTGAGAAATGGCAGATTGAGCAACGCGCAAATCCAGCAGGATTATCTCGAGAAGTGCATCAACGTGATCACGAACTGCGGCAATGACATTCTGAGTTGGTCGCAGGATAACGCTTACGGCACGAGTTTCCCGGATTTATCGAAAGCCTATCGCGGTGGCGGCTGGTATTTTTCGTCCGCCCAGGCTTTCGATATGGTAGTGGCTTATCAGTTCAACCCTGACCCGCAATATGTGGATGCTCTTCTCCGCAACCTGAACTTTGAAAGCGGTTGCAACCCCGTCAACGTCTCCTACATCACCGGTCTCGGCTGGAAACGTCTGCGTAACATCGTGGATCAATACTCGCTCAATGATCGTCGTGCGCTGCCCAAGGATGGAATTCCCATCAGCAATCTCCAAACCGGTTTCCAACCCACATGGGTCTATGGTTGGGAATTGAGCGGGCTTACCTATCCTTCCGACAACGTGGACACTTCACCCTATCCTTATTACGACCGTTGGTGCGATGATTGGAATGTTTCCACGGAAGGCTCCACCACTGACACCGCGCGAAGCTTCGCCGGCCTCGTCTGGCTCGCAGCACAAACGCCGCTCGCCAGTCAGCTCTGGCGCTCAACCAATGCCAGCATCATCGCGCCCACAACCGCCAGTCTCCCGAACCAACCCGTAACCGTTACCCTCAACGTGGCCGATACGAATCTGAGCACAGCGAGGATTATGTGGGAAGCCAGCGGCCAGGAACCCGCTTTCGGCAGCCAGAACTACACCTTCTCTCCGGGATCTCAAGCCGGGACGTATTGGATTGAGGCTGAAGTGCAATGGCCAGATGGCCGTCGCGCCTTCGCCACCAACTCAATAACAGTCAGCCCCAATGCGCCACCATTTCTAAGCCAATTACAAAAAGTCTTCGGAGGAGGATTCACCTTCGTTCTCACCGGAACTCCCATGGCAACCTATATCATCCAATCATCCGCGGATCTCGTCTCCTGGAATCCATTGGCCACAAATGCTCTGCCGGCAAACGGCGTGTTGACCATCACTGATCCGCAGTCCGGCTCGGCTTCACGTCGTTACTACCGCGCGCTGAAGTCTCCCTGA
- a CDS encoding OmpA/MotB family protein, with the protein MSENRQPFTEYVTKANRGPGNARAAWITAGILGVLLIGALLFWATTEGQLRGLEPLPAKLQEAKGNLAKALAENQKNQEQISELQAQVADLQKEKEKVGQTAKGLEDEMRSDLESRDVTISNLKGKLTVNILDRVMFDSGEAAVKPDGESVLRKIATILAGHPELKIQVIGHTDNVPIRNRFASNWELSAARAIAAVHFITEKAGVDPRRVGAAGYGEYRPIADNSTAEGRARNRRIAITILPDELAVADAVPAVKPDVASDSKPKPAAPEASGSSVK; encoded by the coding sequence ATGAGCGAGAACCGACAGCCATTTACCGAATACGTGACCAAGGCAAATCGCGGTCCGGGCAATGCCAGAGCGGCTTGGATTACTGCCGGCATCCTGGGCGTGCTTTTAATCGGCGCATTGCTGTTTTGGGCGACGACTGAGGGACAGTTGCGCGGGTTGGAACCGCTCCCGGCCAAGTTGCAGGAGGCCAAGGGTAACCTCGCAAAGGCTCTCGCCGAAAATCAGAAGAACCAGGAACAGATTTCGGAGTTGCAGGCACAAGTAGCTGACTTGCAGAAGGAAAAGGAAAAAGTCGGGCAGACAGCGAAGGGGTTGGAGGATGAAATGCGTTCAGACCTGGAATCGAGGGATGTCACCATCTCCAACCTGAAGGGTAAACTGACGGTGAATATCCTCGATCGCGTGATGTTCGATTCTGGTGAAGCGGCGGTGAAACCGGATGGTGAATCTGTGTTGCGCAAGATTGCGACCATTCTCGCGGGTCATCCGGAGCTTAAAATTCAGGTGATTGGCCACACGGACAATGTGCCTATTCGCAATCGGTTTGCCAGCAATTGGGAGCTTTCCGCGGCGCGGGCCATTGCGGCAGTGCATTTTATCACGGAAAAAGCGGGAGTCGATCCTCGCCGGGTGGGAGCCGCCGGATATGGCGAATATCGTCCCATTGCGGACAATTCAACGGCTGAAGGTCGTGCGCGAAATCGCCGCATTGCCATTACCATTCTGCCGGACGAACTCGCCGTGGCTGATGCTGTGCCGGCGGTGAAGCCGGATGTCGCCAGCGATTCCAAGCCGAAGCCAGCAGCCCCGGAAGCGTCTGGATCGTCCGTCAAATAA
- a CDS encoding DUF6483 family protein, whose product MIRQDYILRMVEELGRILRRMRNKVDSQEYDEAENDLDEAFTKLLGSGAEAVSELSEMELLERLTHDDSTLVLRQKAMLLIDVLQEASRIYSGQGREAESHESLIKALNLLLTLQLRDYDLEAPELVPKIELVREQLAGVELPLRTQAGLWRHYEHVGAYGKAENALFAILETERANPNLISEARAFYERLLRQDDQTLAAGDLPRPEVEAGLKEVRSMAVQ is encoded by the coding sequence ATGATTCGCCAGGATTATATACTTCGGATGGTGGAGGAACTGGGCCGCATTCTCCGGCGCATGCGCAACAAGGTCGATTCTCAAGAATACGACGAAGCCGAGAACGATCTCGATGAAGCCTTCACCAAATTGCTCGGCAGCGGGGCTGAAGCCGTCAGCGAACTCTCCGAGATGGAGCTTCTGGAGCGTTTGACGCACGATGATTCCACCCTGGTCCTGCGTCAAAAAGCGATGTTGCTCATCGACGTGTTGCAGGAAGCAAGCCGCATCTACTCAGGACAAGGTCGTGAAGCAGAAAGTCACGAGTCGCTCATTAAAGCCTTGAACCTCCTCCTGACCCTTCAACTGCGTGATTACGATCTCGAAGCGCCCGAACTCGTGCCAAAGATTGAGCTCGTCCGCGAACAACTCGCCGGTGTCGAACTGCCCCTGCGCACCCAGGCGGGATTGTGGCGACATTACGAACACGTCGGCGCCTATGGCAAAGCCGAGAACGCCCTCTTCGCCATCCTCGAAACCGAACGAGCCAATCCCAATCTTATTTCCGAAGCCAGGGCATTTTACGAACGCCTCCTCCGTCAGGATGATCAAACCCTGGCAGCTGGCGATTTACCCAGACCCGAAGTCGAAGCCGGCCTGAAAGAAGTGCGCTCCATGGCGGTGCAATAA
- a CDS encoding transcriptional regulator has protein sequence MKPIDFNGLDTAVHGPIRLGIMTALQVDGPLDFTTLKKRLETVDGSLNLHLGKLEECGYITGTKAFVALRPKTTYRITSGGRKALTNYLQSMKSLIEYLESAPGKDRA, from the coding sequence ATGAAACCCATTGATTTCAACGGCCTCGACACTGCTGTGCATGGCCCCATCCGACTGGGGATCATGACGGCATTGCAGGTCGATGGCCCTCTCGATTTCACCACCTTGAAGAAGCGGCTCGAAACCGTGGATGGCAGTTTGAACCTGCACCTGGGCAAACTTGAGGAGTGCGGCTACATTACCGGCACGAAAGCGTTTGTCGCTTTACGGCCCAAGACGACCTACAGAATCACTTCAGGCGGCAGGAAGGCGCTCACGAATTACCTGCAAAGTATGAAGAGCCTGATTGAATATCTCGAGTCAGCGCCAGGGAAGGACAGGGCTTGA
- a CDS encoding Ig-like domain-containing protein, translating to MKFITFLFKAISHLYPRLILYPLLQPQLVCPTHVYSYGKAIFKCMALLTLFPAASAGATEFYVSPNGSPSGDGSAANPWDLQTALNQPSTVKPGDTIWVHGGMHRQSNRPTKFVSRLAGASGQPITLRAYPGERATIDGNLLQTTGGWVNYWGLEIMDSQEFGGGMMPIRSSSQSGPWPTTWWVTYDGNQTDFCVSGADLRAPNCKLINMVIHDNIGGGIGMNTAAGDTEVYGSLSYYNGWQGPDRAHGHGIYGQNVAPTTKHIIDCFIFDNYALGMQATGSGPSPIADNFDVEGSAFFLNGGLAASHQANLLLGAYQGQAQNPVVLTNFIYDTMGSSADFYLGYDGGSLNAVCEGNYFQTSAMFSGNANMTLAGNTFVNGTLGLNQSAYPNNNFLITKPVNNVVSVRPNKYEPGRANIIIYNWEHLNSVAVDVSQVLPAGTSYEVRNAQDFYGTPVATGTYNGGYIIVPTMGLSVAQPVGANAPAASGPDFCAFILLPTSVTNSHTAPIISPIGNQTINANTPPVPILFTVQDAQTAADNLSLSAHSSNPNLVPDANIVIGGTGANRSLTLTPTPNQSGTANITITASDGATSGSRTFTLTVNPSVSIGQKVYLPLEAESGLLTPPTTAASDAGIPSRRYVFSPVAEQGTVDLTVNVPVADTYVIWGKVLSPSYASDSFYVSVDGGPEDIYDDAEGMWSSDWQWTVVNGRAGTATPAAVSPRLFGLTPGSHTIRFRCREANSTLERILVTNDPDFVPQDLVAANDSLSVTPGTSTTFDQSALLANDSDLFGGALAIGSVPGNSTAGGTIALINGAVEYTPPTGFVGTDSFIYAATNSEGDSSSASVMVDVQPRTSLVVDQGAAQLRFIGIPGTYYNIQASTDLLTWETIATVMADDSGLVTATDPVDTERNLRFYRITLP from the coding sequence ATGAAATTCATTACTTTTCTATTCAAAGCGATAAGTCACCTATACCCACGTTTGATTCTGTATCCACTATTACAGCCTCAACTCGTTTGCCCGACTCACGTCTATTCTTATGGCAAAGCCATATTCAAGTGTATGGCGCTGCTCACGCTGTTTCCGGCTGCTTCAGCCGGAGCAACCGAGTTTTACGTATCTCCCAACGGCTCTCCTTCCGGCGATGGAAGCGCGGCCAATCCATGGGATTTGCAAACGGCACTGAATCAACCCTCCACTGTTAAACCTGGCGATACCATCTGGGTGCATGGCGGCATGCATCGGCAATCGAATCGCCCGACCAAGTTCGTCAGCCGCCTGGCCGGCGCGAGCGGACAACCCATCACACTACGCGCCTATCCCGGGGAACGGGCCACCATCGATGGCAACCTTCTGCAAACCACTGGCGGCTGGGTAAATTACTGGGGACTTGAAATCATGGATTCACAGGAGTTCGGCGGCGGCATGATGCCCATTCGCAGCAGCTCACAATCCGGTCCATGGCCAACCACCTGGTGGGTTACCTACGACGGCAACCAAACCGATTTCTGCGTCAGCGGTGCCGATCTGCGAGCTCCCAACTGCAAGCTGATCAACATGGTTATCCACGATAATATCGGGGGCGGCATCGGCATGAATACGGCCGCCGGCGATACCGAAGTTTACGGCTCACTCTCCTATTACAACGGATGGCAGGGTCCCGATCGCGCCCACGGCCACGGCATCTATGGTCAAAACGTCGCACCCACAACCAAACACATCATCGATTGTTTTATCTTCGATAATTATGCGCTTGGCATGCAGGCCACTGGTAGCGGACCCAGTCCCATTGCGGATAATTTTGACGTCGAAGGTTCCGCCTTTTTCCTCAACGGCGGACTTGCTGCATCGCATCAGGCAAACTTGCTGCTCGGCGCCTACCAGGGCCAGGCACAAAACCCGGTTGTTCTTACCAACTTTATTTATGACACCATGGGCAGCAGCGCGGATTTCTATCTCGGCTACGACGGCGGTTCACTCAACGCCGTGTGTGAAGGCAATTACTTTCAAACCAGCGCGATGTTCAGCGGCAATGCCAACATGACTTTGGCAGGAAATACCTTCGTCAATGGCACCCTCGGACTGAATCAATCCGCCTATCCCAACAATAATTTTCTGATCACAAAACCCGTCAACAATGTCGTGTCGGTTCGCCCGAACAAATACGAACCCGGTCGCGCCAACATCATCATCTATAATTGGGAGCACTTAAATTCCGTGGCCGTGGATGTCAGCCAGGTGTTGCCAGCGGGTACGTCTTACGAAGTCCGCAACGCACAGGATTTCTATGGCACTCCTGTGGCCACTGGAACGTATAACGGCGGTTATATCATCGTCCCCACCATGGGTCTCTCAGTCGCCCAACCGGTCGGCGCTAATGCCCCAGCCGCTTCAGGACCGGATTTTTGTGCGTTCATTCTCCTGCCCACCAGCGTTACCAACTCCCACACTGCACCAATCATCTCCCCTATCGGCAACCAAACCATCAATGCCAATACGCCACCCGTGCCCATCCTATTTACGGTACAGGATGCACAAACCGCTGCCGACAACCTCTCGCTCTCCGCACATTCTTCGAACCCCAACCTCGTTCCCGACGCGAACATCGTAATCGGCGGCACCGGCGCCAATCGCTCTCTGACCCTCACCCCAACGCCCAACCAATCCGGCACTGCCAACATCACCATCACCGCCAGCGATGGCGCGACTTCCGGCAGCAGGACATTCACACTGACCGTCAATCCTTCCGTCTCCATCGGGCAAAAAGTTTACCTCCCGTTGGAAGCGGAATCGGGATTACTCACTCCGCCAACGACAGCCGCCAGTGACGCAGGGATCCCTTCCCGTCGCTACGTCTTCTCCCCGGTGGCGGAGCAAGGCACTGTTGATTTAACTGTGAACGTTCCCGTTGCTGATACCTATGTCATTTGGGGCAAAGTGCTCTCGCCCTCATACGCCAGCGATTCCTTTTATGTATCGGTGGACGGTGGGCCCGAAGATATTTACGACGACGCCGAAGGGATGTGGTCCAGCGACTGGCAGTGGACCGTCGTCAACGGTCGCGCGGGAACCGCAACACCGGCCGCAGTGAGCCCAAGGCTCTTTGGCCTCACGCCTGGAAGCCACACGATTCGCTTTCGTTGTCGTGAAGCAAACTCAACTCTTGAGCGCATTCTCGTAACCAATGACCCCGATTTCGTGCCTCAGGATCTGGTTGCGGCCAACGATTCCCTCTCAGTCACACCTGGCACCTCCACAACTTTCGACCAAAGCGCGCTACTCGCCAACGACAGTGATCTGTTTGGCGGCGCACTCGCCATCGGCTCCGTCCCGGGCAACAGCACCGCGGGCGGCACGATTGCTCTAATCAATGGCGCAGTGGAATACACGCCACCGACCGGCTTTGTTGGCACGGACAGTTTTATCTACGCTGCAACCAATTCTGAGGGAGACTCCAGTTCCGCCAGCGTGATGGTGGACGTGCAACCGAGGACTTCCCTGGTCGTTGATCAAGGCGCCGCGCAACTTCGGTTCATCGGCATCCCGGGAACCTATTACAATATTCAGGCATCGACCGATCTGCTCACTTGGGAAACCATTGCGACGGTCATGGCCGATGATAGCGGCCTGGTTACTGCCACCGATCCCGTCGACACGGAAAGAAATTTAAGATTCTATCGCATCACATTGCCTTGA
- a CDS encoding RNA polymerase sigma factor — translation MTSDDMTLVREFAQSNSEEAFNTLVSRHINLVYSVALRQVRDPHLAEEITQAVFIVLARKANSLGPKTILSGWLCRAARYASANALKMQRRRQFREQEAYMQSTLKESSPGLWEQLAPQLDEALSCLSDKEHNAVVLRFFEGMEFKQVGTTMGTGEDAARKRVDRGLEKLRKFLAKRGLVLSSAAIAATVSGHAIQAAPLPLAKSVTTAAIVKGATVSASISALASGTAKMVTWMKFKLGAAGAFGLITATAIVVTVSSMHADESHRPRAATLSEIQQLFALATTPRPERSQFVADIELTTPAFTREQVKATLDEIENTLQKRRPNWRAQERAAWRIGQSNAIVKANSGKRIQHVREWYSGDYFRLDINDEAMGIEKFMRAHPGEYYESSVNIPNAPFSPYASYQVNRNLRDLMLFKQERSVQRNQLWQALQIEEQAAGVLILPLLDFSNLKTMDPHHFDLSKMRMDDAKAQQLSDQSNPSGRLETTDEKLDGSKVTHFCLKGGFALLPGSNPDVTSNGFQVDVWLGQVSGKTVCLQESMTNQMQHVATFSKRGKFNKDGQPTVWTISTVRADSSFETRKVVFKKIEVNPTFTDEEAFAPVFAPDYMISDVSSGTGVILQNPHPRIPIAISN, via the coding sequence ATGACGAGCGATGACATGACGTTGGTGCGTGAATTTGCCCAGAGCAATTCCGAGGAGGCATTCAACACACTCGTATCCCGGCACATCAATCTGGTTTACTCGGTGGCCTTGCGTCAGGTCCGCGACCCGCATCTGGCAGAGGAAATCACGCAGGCCGTTTTCATCGTCCTGGCACGCAAGGCAAATTCGCTGGGGCCGAAGACCATCCTTTCCGGCTGGCTCTGCCGTGCCGCCCGATACGCTTCCGCCAACGCATTGAAAATGCAGCGTCGTCGCCAATTCCGCGAACAGGAGGCTTACATGCAATCAACACTGAAGGAATCGAGCCCTGGCCTTTGGGAACAACTCGCGCCGCAGCTGGACGAGGCCCTCAGTTGCTTAAGTGATAAAGAACACAACGCCGTTGTTCTCCGATTTTTCGAAGGCATGGAATTCAAACAAGTCGGTACAACAATGGGAACAGGCGAGGATGCCGCGCGAAAGCGGGTCGACCGTGGGCTGGAGAAATTGCGGAAATTCCTTGCCAAACGCGGCTTGGTGCTTTCCTCGGCAGCGATTGCCGCAACAGTGTCTGGCCACGCCATCCAAGCTGCCCCCCTCCCGCTGGCAAAGTCTGTGACCACCGCCGCGATTGTAAAAGGAGCCACAGTTAGTGCCTCGATATCGGCTCTCGCGAGCGGAACTGCAAAGATGGTCACCTGGATGAAATTCAAGCTGGGGGCAGCCGGAGCATTCGGACTCATCACTGCGACAGCGATCGTTGTGACAGTGTCGAGCATGCACGCGGATGAATCCCATCGCCCACGGGCAGCCACGTTATCTGAAATCCAGCAGTTGTTCGCCCTTGCGACAACACCCAGACCGGAACGCAGCCAATTCGTGGCAGACATAGAACTGACCACACCAGCTTTTACCCGCGAACAGGTAAAAGCCACACTTGATGAAATTGAAAATACGCTTCAAAAGCGGCGTCCAAACTGGAGGGCGCAAGAGAGGGCGGCTTGGAGGATTGGACAGTCCAATGCGATTGTGAAGGCCAATTCCGGCAAGAGGATTCAGCATGTGCGGGAATGGTATTCTGGTGACTATTTCAGGCTGGATATAAACGATGAGGCAATGGGCATAGAGAAATTCATGCGAGCTCATCCGGGTGAATACTACGAATCCTCTGTTAATATTCCTAACGCACCTTTTTCCCCGTATGCGAGTTATCAGGTAAACCGCAATCTGCGCGACTTGATGCTTTTCAAGCAGGAGCGATCAGTGCAACGAAACCAGCTTTGGCAGGCTTTGCAAATTGAGGAACAAGCGGCCGGGGTATTAATTCTACCGCTCCTGGACTTCTCCAACCTCAAAACCATGGACCCGCACCACTTTGATCTCAGTAAAATGCGGATGGATGATGCAAAGGCCCAGCAACTTTCTGATCAATCAAATCCGAGCGGGAGGCTGGAAACCACCGACGAAAAGCTGGATGGGAGCAAAGTCACCCACTTTTGCTTGAAGGGAGGCTTCGCCCTGCTGCCTGGATCAAACCCCGATGTCACGTCGAATGGTTTCCAGGTAGATGTTTGGCTTGGCCAGGTGTCGGGCAAAACAGTTTGTCTGCAGGAAAGCATGACAAATCAGATGCAACATGTTGCCACCTTTTCCAAGAGGGGAAAATTTAACAAAGATGGTCAACCAACCGTCTGGACCATCTCCACCGTGAGAGCCGATTCTTCATTCGAGACAAGGAAAGTGGTGTTCAAGAAAATCGAAGTGAATCCAACGTTTACAGATGAGGAAGCCTTTGCACCAGTCTTTGCGCCTGATTACATGATTTCTGATGTCAGTTCGGGAACCGGTGTGATATTGCAAAATCCCCATCCTAGGATTCCAATTGCAATCTCAAATTAG